In Brachyhypopomus gauderio isolate BG-103 chromosome 18, BGAUD_0.2, whole genome shotgun sequence, the sequence CCGTAGTGTAGTGGttatcacgttcgcctcacacgcgaaaggtccccgGTTCGAAACCGGGCGGAAACACATTAAGAATTttgttttatataaatatatatatcggTTTCACGTCGTAATTTTGTCAGTTATTGCAGTTATTATGGATGTGGAATAAAAGTCAGTTTTGTATTGGGACTATAGAGCACCACAGTTAAATATTCTTTGGTTACTTATCGCTAGCTAAATTACACTTCCCAGTGTAATGAATCGTTCGCAAGACATTTTACAAACTACAATCAGATAACTACCAATTACATGATGactacaaaaataaataacacaGTTTTAAAAACAAATTGACTTGCAATTATGTCAATTTTTCGAAAAACCTACAGCTCCCAGAATGCAATTGAATTGACTCGTGTGCTAAGATTTGCTTCCGGTTTCGTATCGGTCCTTTTCCTGTGCTTAAAAAATTGAGGAGTTAGGGTGGTTTACCCCTCCGACTCAATCTAAAGCCATCGACCCTGAAAGGCACGGTGCAAACTTGCAAAAATGACCGAGCAGATGACCTTGAGGGGTACCCTTAAGGGCCATAGTGGTTGGGTGACCCAAATTGCTACAACCCCTCAGTTTCCGGACATGATTCTCTCCGCGTCCAGAGGTAATCGGGCCTTCGCCATCAATGTATGAGAATGCCGGtcagtgtatgtgtctgtgctcACAATGCTCTCACACTGGCATGCAGCTTGCTTGCTAGATAAAATGCCCTAAAATGACACCTACATATGACGTTTGTGTGATCACGTTGTACTAACAGAGGACTTTAAAACGTCAAGAAAAAAAATCCGCATTAAAAGTATCCAGCTTTCAGCTAAATGTAGATTAGCTGTCTATCGCATACCGTTGGTCTCTTCAGTTATCTGCTGGTTGTGGTAGTTATATAATACGGGACTGATTATAAAGTTAAAACAAAACTGAAGTGTGGTctttttatttagattttttaaatctTAAGTATAAGATCTCCTTTGACAAACATATTTGCAAGTACTTTTGATACTGTCTAAAACATGTCGCTGCCTACACACCTTACTATACCATGCTGTGTGCTTTTCGCATATATAGCTGGTTCCATCATGTGTTTGTCAGCATGGACATCTTGCCACCAGTTCTTATTCTTCAGCGTACGCACGTCCTTTCCGTTCTAAATCGTGACATTGTTCAAGCGCAGACGTTTAGATCTTGTCCCCTGAACATCTTTACAGACAAGAGCATCATCATGTGGAAGCTGACCCGCGACGAGACGAACTACGGTGTCCCTCAGCGCGCCCTGCGCGGACACTCGCACTTCGTCAGCGACGTGGTCATCTCCTCGGACGGCCAGTTTGCGCTCTCTGGCTCGTGGGATGGCACACTCCGACTGTGGGACCTCACTACGTGAGTGTGGTGCGGAGATGAAGAAGGCTCTCGTGGTCAGGGCCACGCTGAACAGCCACCGTAGCCATTGGCTGTCTCTTTGTCCACAACTAAATGATCAACACCAGTTGTCCAGATTCATGAGATGATGAATGTAGCGACTACCTGTGCTGATGTACCAGCATGTCTATAATGTGCTGTGCTACCTGTTAGTGTGGGGGGGGAAATCATACAAaagtttttttagttttttaatGGGTTCAGGGAGTTTGAGtgtactttgtgtgtgttttaattgctggtCCGTTTATCCTTAGGGGAACCACAACCCGTCGTTTTGTAGGCCACACCAAGGATGTGCTGAGTGTCGCCTTCTCTGCCGATAACCGCCAGATCGTGTCTGGCTCCCGGGACAAGACCATCAAGCTGTGGAACACCCTGGGTGTCTGCAAGTACACCATTCAGGTTAGGCCTGCTAAGTCCTGTTCAGCTCCATAGCAGACCCCAGAAGATCTAGGGGAGGCCGTTTAACAGCTTAAGAGTCAGCCTAGATTCAAACAGCTTGCAGAGAGCTCTAAAAGTtgctcactcattcactctcattttgcctccctccctccaggaCGAGGGCCACTCTGAGTGGGTGTCCTGTGTTCGGTTCTCCCCCAATAGCAGCAACCCCATCATTGTATCCTGTGGCTGGGACAAGTTGGTGAAGGTGACAATGAGCTTAATTTAGCTTGTTGCAGACTGTAGTTGAAGACTGACAAATAATAACGTTTGAATGGTAGGAGTCTTTGTGAGCTGCCTTTTTTGAATCCTTACATTTTTGTCCTCATCTTCAGGTTTGGAACCTTGCAAACTGCAAGCTGAAGACCAACCACATCGGGCATACTGGCTTCCTGAACACAGTCACCGTCTCCCCTGATGGGTCCCTTTGTGCTTCTGGTGGAAAGGTAACGCTTGAAATGACAGATCACATATGGACTTGAGTTTTGCCTTCATGGAGCCAGTATGCAAATGTTTTGGGAGAGCGAGTTTAAATCACCACCTTTTAAACTTCGTTATGTCCACTGGGTCATGAATGGTATTTTGTTTCTGGGCTGATCTGTTGAGTCACAGTCTCCTGTTCACCCTCCACGCAGGACGGACAGGCAATGCTGTGGGATCTGAATGAAGGGAAACACCTGTACACTCTGGATGGTGGTGACACCATCAACGCCCTCTGCTTCAGCCCCAACCGCTACTGGCTGTGTGCGGCCACCGGCCCCTCCATCAAGATCTGGGTACTGTGTCCTTTCTGTCCCTCTTGCTTTACTCAAGCATTAACCCTGCTACTAGGCATAAAGCATTTTATTTAGCAGTCTGAATTTTAAAGATGTCTAGGTTTAAAAGTTGTCATTTTGTCAGCAGGAGGTTTTCCATCGTTTATAGCAAAAACACCCTAAAACAGACTACTTTGAGTAAGTGCAGAGTTGGGCTCCTCAGTCCCGTGCTCAATGTACTAAAGTCGCTGTTAGGAACTAGAGCAGCAGGAGTGCAAACAGCCCAGAATCGCCTCACCCTCCTTCCAAGCCCGTTTCTGTCCTGAGCGTGTTAGTTTTCCTTCCCTCCTGCACTGGGCTGTTTAAATGGAGACATCTTCGAACAAGACCAAATTTGACAATGTTCAAGAGTGCTTAACTTCTAATTATTCCTTCAGTGTCTCCTTGCTTTAAGCCATAGTTGTGTTAATCATGTGACCTGCTTCCCGCTCCTCCAGGAGAGCGTTTCAGAAACGCTTCCGCAGCCGTCTCAGTAATCTGCTCCAGTAGTGCAGCCTCTGGCTGCTGTTCACAGCTGCAGTTGCGTGTCGAAGGCGCAAGGactttttcagcgtgagaagaaaaaaaaaagattattgAGTCCCGTGAGCCCAGTGCCAATTGTCTGCTGTTTGCACGTGTCTCTACAGGATCTGGAGGGGAAGATCATTGTTGATGAGCTGAGGCAGGAGGTGATCAGCACCAGCAGCAAAGCTGAACCACCGCAGTGCACTTCTCTGGCCTGGTCTGCTGATGGACAGGTATGCTCTTtgccgtgtatgtgtgtgtgtgtgtgtgtgtgtgagagagatttgATGTTACTGTCCAGTAAGCAGACAGTGGACCTCGATAAACTATAGACCTGAATGTTTGGGAAGCTGACTTGTTGCTTTGATGGCGGGTGTTTGCAGGCTGTAGCAGACGGGCTGGGCTTGTGAGTGCCTACATTAAACATCTCGCttcatatttgttttttgtttttttagacTCTGTTTGCTGGCTACACTGACAACCTCATCAGAGTGTGGCAGGTCACCATTGGAACCCGGTAGACACCTTTAAttccaagaaaaaaaaagaatggagCTTGGatgaaaattaataaataaaataaaaatcgaAACGTATCCTGTCATTCTCTAAAGCGtccttttgttttataaatggtTTATTCTGTTATTTAATGTCGACTGCTAATATCTTGAGTTTGTGACTTTTTCATTCATACTTAATTTCATACTTTTGTTCTACTTGGTCTGGTTACATATATCCTGGGTGTCCATGGTGACCATGAGCATGTATGCTCAGAAGACTTGATAAAGAGTAGCTGGAATGATTTGGCTGTGCtgaggggtgtgtttgtgtgtgtgtgtgtgtgtgtgtgtgtgtgagagagagagaatgttagATGGAATACAAACTACAGAGGAAGTAGTTTCATCTATGAAATTGTCCTAATTTGTAGCCTTCCCTGCTGCATGAAAGGAAATACTATGTAAGGACTAACGTGCTTCTGAAAAAAATGGCAGCTTGAactttaaatatattttcttaTAACTAATTTGGGCATTTTTGGAATTTATCAGTAATGGATTTGGAAAATCAGTTGGCTGTCTACCCATGTAAAGGACAGCTAGAACTGCATGcctttaaaaaaatttaaattcgGCACTTTTTCAAATTGTGTACAATCAAACATACACACTCCTTTTAAAGTGAGTCAGTACGTATTTATAATGTAGGAGAGAATGGAAACGGAACGTGTTGACTTCTAAGTGCACTAGATCCAGTGTAAAGAGAGCACCTTTGCTGTGGTATGTAGTGGCCTATATTTAGACTGTCACTAGGATCATGTCTGGAAACTACCCAGTCCTTAAAGGCACTGCGCGGTTTATGAAAGTGTTAAAACATCTTATTGTGGATTATTAAAATCCATATAGTTTGTGCTAAATGCCTGTCGGCGTTATATCGTGTTCAAATCACAAGAGCTTTGCCCACGAAAATTAGTTAACGGGCCGTTAACGTGAACCAACACCCGAGAAAAACTAAAATCGTGTGGTTTAAAGTTTATAATATTACTCGCTCGTTATGAGCAACTCCCGAAATGCTATTTTTAACGAATCTAGCAGAAGCTGGTACAAATATCTTAAATGACACTGCTTCCCTAATATGGAATGAGTAAACTCGACTGTACATTTGTAACGCCTGTTTTCTCATTGCCAATAACATCACAGTATCCCTGACACTTTCCCCCCATGTTACTTTATTTTAAATGCTCAGTAGAAGACCCTTTAGGGTAATGGAGGGAGTGCAATTTTGGCttttagggtgtttttttttttttgactgaccAAAAACCTGTTATCAGAATATTTCAGCTTTTAATGCTATACACGCACTGTTGAGATAAAGTCGTGACGCAAAATGGCAGAGGACTAAGCAGAAAATCTATCTTCTTTTTATCCGTTTGTGTATTATACCAACAGACTTTTGTGTGAGTGGTTTTTTATTAGTTGTTTGCCAAGTTTACGTGACCCATATGAACTTGTTGGTTCTGGCAGGTTCGAGACGAATCGTATGACACTAAGAGAAGTCCTCAAACACATTATCGTAGTCTTGTTGTAATGGGTCTGTTGCGCGCGGCGGTTCTGGTCCCGGTCGGGAACGTCATGTGCGGGTCCAAACTGCGCATGAATCCATCAAGAGAACTGGTGCGCTAAGACCCAATCACCAATGAGAGAAGCCCGTCATAGCGCCGAGCGCCCGGCCCGTCTT encodes:
- the LOC143481458 gene encoding small ribosomal subunit protein RACK1; protein product: MTEQMTLRGTLKGHSGWVTQIATTPQFPDMILSASRDKSIIMWKLTRDETNYGVPQRALRGHSHFVSDVVISSDGQFALSGSWDGTLRLWDLTTGTTTRRFVGHTKDVLSVAFSADNRQIVSGSRDKTIKLWNTLGVCKYTIQDEGHSEWVSCVRFSPNSSNPIIVSCGWDKLVKVWNLANCKLKTNHIGHTGFLNTVTVSPDGSLCASGGKDGQAMLWDLNEGKHLYTLDGGDTINALCFSPNRYWLCAATGPSIKIWDLEGKIIVDELRQEVISTSSKAEPPQCTSLAWSADGQTLFAGYTDNLIRVWQVTIGTR